A genomic stretch from Sporocytophaga myxococcoides DSM 11118 includes:
- a CDS encoding putative LPS assembly protein LptD: MLAPAESTEAAAVKDTTGTSDSLNVKHKGDIETTIKYSARDSIRLDVVTQTAYLYGDAKINYGDITLEAEQIEINWATSTLTAVGVPDSTGKVKGVPLFKEKDDKYSADIIKYNFKTRKGVISGIITQQGEGYIHGEKVKRTDEALFINSANYTTCNLAHPHFHIRANKLKVIPQDKIVTGPFNLYVADVPTPLGFILGIFPVPKKNKSGLIFPMYGESRDRGFFLRNGGYYFAVNDYIGSRLIGEIYTLGSYGLQSQTDYISRYKFRGNVDLAFNHRKSTNPNFGLAEGAKEFYFVDDYKIVWNHQTVSKKNSKLSAGVNFASTTFNRNNAYNPAAYLTNTMTSSISYSKFFGGTPFNLSLAARSTQNNNTGVYDFTFPDFALNMNRIYPFKKKIGDGNSWYEKINISYSSVGSIQARNVSGVPRGISPEGENLDTLKLNFNNLGRIFSPPYARSGLRHSASVATTIKALKYFNLNPSLNFNEYMYFNRLNYRTFGNQVITYDTLKGFSNAYDFNFSTDLTTRVFGSVYFKKGRLMGVRHTLIPTLNYTYRPDFSNLFGGPSYQSISGRTSTNGTVTDQRLSRYNGFLYGAPGRGESNLLSFSLNNTLEAKVKTKNDSVNPTKKVPILENVSMNGSYDFTADSLNFSLINFSARTKLFNRLDINFNYTYDPYVYQLDSIIGTTVYQRRVDEFGTSRGFRERALLYSLMLSTNLNPVAKKKNYKDPKATQAELDVINANPEMYVDFNIPWSMYVSYNLSYSKVGFNESSIIQTLSFNGDLRISEKWKIGFNSGYDVTNEAITYTQINVYRDLHCWEMRFNWIPFGYRQSYSFDINVKASVLQDLKLNRKRDWYDNSLRTAPR, from the coding sequence GTGCTGGCTCCGGCAGAAAGCACGGAAGCCGCTGCAGTAAAGGATACTACAGGCACTTCTGATTCGCTTAATGTGAAACACAAAGGCGACATTGAAACTACTATTAAATATTCTGCAAGAGATTCCATACGTCTTGACGTAGTGACTCAAACCGCATATTTATATGGTGATGCAAAAATCAATTACGGAGATATTACTCTGGAAGCCGAGCAAATTGAAATAAACTGGGCAACCTCAACACTGACCGCAGTGGGTGTTCCCGATTCTACTGGAAAGGTAAAAGGCGTCCCGCTGTTTAAAGAAAAGGATGATAAATATTCTGCAGATATCATCAAATACAACTTCAAAACCCGCAAAGGAGTAATTTCGGGCATTATCACTCAGCAGGGAGAAGGATATATTCATGGTGAAAAAGTAAAAAGGACAGACGAAGCATTATTTATAAACAGCGCTAACTATACAACCTGTAATCTGGCTCATCCGCATTTCCATATCAGGGCTAATAAATTAAAGGTAATCCCACAGGACAAAATTGTAACAGGACCGTTTAACCTTTACGTTGCGGACGTCCCTACCCCACTGGGCTTTATTCTTGGAATATTTCCCGTACCTAAAAAGAACAAATCCGGGTTGATTTTTCCAATGTATGGAGAGTCCCGCGACAGAGGATTTTTCCTGAGAAATGGGGGTTATTATTTTGCAGTAAATGACTATATCGGCTCAAGACTGATCGGAGAGATTTATACTTTAGGAAGCTATGGATTACAATCTCAGACAGACTATATAAGCAGGTACAAATTCCGGGGAAATGTGGATTTAGCATTCAATCACAGAAAAAGCACCAATCCAAATTTTGGCCTAGCAGAGGGAGCCAAAGAATTTTACTTTGTTGATGATTATAAAATAGTCTGGAACCATCAGACTGTTTCTAAGAAGAACAGTAAACTTTCTGCAGGGGTTAATTTTGCCAGTACTACTTTTAACAGAAATAACGCTTACAACCCGGCAGCGTATTTAACAAATACTATGACCTCAAGTATTTCCTATTCGAAATTCTTTGGAGGCACACCATTCAATTTATCACTCGCTGCAAGATCTACTCAGAATAATAATACAGGAGTATACGATTTTACCTTTCCTGATTTCGCCCTTAACATGAACAGGATTTATCCATTCAAGAAAAAAATCGGAGATGGAAACAGCTGGTATGAAAAGATCAACATCTCTTATAGTTCGGTAGGTTCAATCCAGGCCAGGAACGTAAGTGGTGTACCGAGAGGCATATCTCCAGAAGGAGAAAACCTGGATACCTTAAAGTTAAATTTTAACAATTTGGGCAGGATATTCTCCCCTCCATATGCCAGAAGCGGGTTGAGACATTCGGCAAGTGTCGCCACCACTATTAAGGCTTTGAAATATTTCAACCTTAACCCATCCTTGAACTTTAATGAGTACATGTATTTTAACAGACTGAATTACCGAACCTTTGGTAACCAAGTCATAACTTATGATACTCTTAAAGGATTTTCAAATGCATATGATTTCAATTTCAGTACGGATTTAACTACCAGAGTTTTCGGATCTGTTTATTTTAAAAAAGGTAGACTGATGGGTGTCCGTCATACTTTGATTCCAACTTTGAACTACACCTATCGACCTGATTTTTCGAATCTGTTCGGCGGACCTTCCTATCAATCGATAAGTGGAAGAACTTCTACCAATGGAACAGTTACAGATCAAAGACTTTCAAGATACAATGGATTTCTTTACGGGGCTCCCGGCAGAGGAGAATCCAATCTTTTATCTTTCAGCTTAAATAACACATTAGAAGCAAAAGTAAAAACAAAAAACGACAGCGTTAACCCTACTAAAAAAGTACCGATTCTGGAAAACGTATCAATGAATGGTAGTTATGACTTCACAGCAGATTCTTTAAATTTCAGTTTGATTAACTTTTCTGCAAGGACAAAATTGTTTAACAGACTGGACATAAACTTTAATTACACTTATGATCCTTATGTTTATCAATTGGATAGTATAATCGGAACTACTGTTTATCAAAGGAGAGTAGATGAATTTGGGACTAGTCGTGGCTTTCGTGAAAGAGCTCTGTTGTACTCTTTAATGCTTAGCACCAATCTAAATCCCGTAGCTAAAAAGAAAAATTACAAAGACCCGAAGGCGACTCAGGCCGAGCTTGATGTAATCAATGCTAACCCGGAAATGTACGTGGACTTTAACATTCCATGGAGCATGTATGTAAGTTATAACCTGAGTTACTCAAAAGTTGGCTTTAATGAGAGCAGCATCATCCAGACACTTTCATTCAATGGAGACTTGAGAATTTCCGAAAAGTGGAAAATCGGTTTCAACTCCGGATATGATGTAACGAATGAAGCTATTACCTATACCCAGATTAATGTCTACCGTGACTTGCATTGCTGGGAGATGCGTTTCAACTGGATTCCATTTGGATACAGACAATCCTATAGTTTTGATATAAATGTTAAAGCATCTGTTCTTCAGGATCTGAAGTTGAACAGAAAACGTGACTGGTACGACAACTCACTCAGAACAGCTCCACGCTAA
- a CDS encoding LysM peptidoglycan-binding domain-containing protein: MTKRFFQVCLLFLLGNTPVFSSPLDSLGVVKIDDKLHVKYLVSPGETIYGISTKYGVSVNDLMEINPQLENGLKVGQIINIPYNPEIVQQIRKSEDAIVHKVAAGETLFGISKKYNIPMNDLLKWNGMELKAGQEVVVGYKSQQNASSAIAHNTAPKSEPAKQSIITEQPKTTPAVNTTSAQPAKPTPAAETKEPVKQTVVAEKTTPAEKPVKPQPAPASTNEQSNNAATAWPTSAPEQYRYDPEMKQILVIPFDPYLYFSDADDEIAAKSNMPRTKVRQVFRRRLNALLDKPGYEMIYLVGGKAKDSIGDLNKIYSSVSYAYQESVTTVNVQQQEVKEAKAKSTKNWIEKQKEKLIPQNEKKYDVPEDYGSYFGVKIKNPQDFFDYFNSKYSVDYYIFINQFEVKTDYEHCLDRAALNFERSFTTHFSIYDSEGKQVAGNKFKTHYNSNSNYVYQIVADNCPKIAERILSELPAPDQK, translated from the coding sequence ATGACTAAAAGGTTTTTTCAGGTTTGCCTGTTGTTCTTGTTGGGAAATACTCCTGTATTTTCTTCCCCGCTAGATTCTCTTGGAGTTGTCAAAATAGACGATAAGCTCCATGTAAAATATCTGGTCTCTCCAGGCGAAACTATTTATGGTATTTCTACAAAATATGGTGTTTCTGTTAATGATCTGATGGAAATCAATCCTCAGTTGGAAAATGGTTTGAAAGTCGGTCAAATCATTAATATTCCTTATAACCCTGAGATTGTTCAACAGATCAGAAAAAGCGAAGATGCTATTGTACATAAAGTGGCAGCTGGTGAAACGTTGTTTGGAATTTCCAAAAAGTACAACATTCCCATGAATGACCTTCTGAAGTGGAATGGCATGGAGCTTAAAGCTGGTCAGGAGGTTGTAGTTGGTTATAAGAGCCAGCAAAATGCTTCTTCTGCGATTGCCCATAATACAGCTCCTAAGTCAGAACCTGCAAAACAAAGCATAATTACAGAGCAGCCTAAAACCACACCTGCAGTAAACACAACTAGTGCTCAACCTGCCAAGCCTACTCCAGCAGCAGAAACGAAAGAGCCTGTAAAGCAAACTGTTGTTGCGGAAAAAACTACTCCAGCGGAAAAACCTGTTAAGCCACAGCCAGCACCTGCAAGTACAAATGAACAGTCAAATAATGCAGCTACAGCATGGCCTACCAGTGCTCCGGAACAATACAGGTATGATCCGGAAATGAAGCAAATTCTTGTTATTCCATTTGATCCATATCTTTATTTCAGTGATGCGGATGATGAAATTGCAGCCAAATCAAATATGCCTCGAACAAAGGTACGTCAGGTATTCAGAAGAAGATTAAATGCTTTATTAGATAAGCCGGGCTATGAAATGATATATCTGGTTGGCGGAAAAGCCAAAGATTCAATAGGTGACTTAAATAAAATTTATAGCTCAGTGAGCTACGCATATCAAGAATCTGTTACCACTGTTAATGTTCAGCAGCAGGAGGTAAAAGAAGCCAAAGCTAAATCTACTAAGAACTGGATTGAGAAACAGAAAGAAAAGCTGATTCCTCAAAATGAGAAAAAATATGATGTGCCTGAAGACTATGGAAGTTATTTCGGAGTAAAGATCAAAAACCCTCAGGATTTCTTTGATTACTTTAACTCTAAATACAGTGTAGATTATTATATATTCATCAACCAGTTTGAGGTTAAAACAGATTATGAGCATTGCCTGGACAGAGCTGCTTTAAATTTCGAGAGAAGTTTTACTACCCATTTCTCAATATATGACAGTGAAGGAAAGCAAGTTGCCGGAAATAAATTTAAAACGCACTATAACTCCAATTCCAACTACGTCTACCAAATCGTAGCGGATAATTGTCCTAAAATAGCAGAGAGAATACTATCCGAGCTTCCTGCTCCGGATCAGAAATAA
- a CDS encoding branched-chain amino acid aminotransferase codes for MINTQNIAIEKTKQSKLSQTDFTNLEFGAVYSDHMFVMDYKDKQWCGLRIVPFQNISMSPATSVLHYGQSIFEGLKAYRADNGDILLFRPLDHHKRLNKSAKRLCMPELDEKSYLDGITELIKLDRAWIPNLPGCSLYLRPFMYAADEFIGVKPSSSYKFIVFTSPVAGYYKGTVKVIIETEYVRAAEGGTGFTKSGGNYAASLLPAKLAAEKGYQQIMWTDSKEHKYFEESGTMNLMFIIGDTLVTPPLSSSILAGVTRDSILTLAKDWGVKVEERRVSVDEVVKAYENGTLKDAFGTGTAATITHISAINYKGTDLVLPGEETRELSNKLNKALNDIKLGKAEDKFGWIYRIK; via the coding sequence ATGATTAATACTCAGAATATCGCGATTGAAAAGACCAAACAGTCAAAGTTAAGTCAGACGGATTTTACAAATCTTGAGTTTGGAGCAGTATACTCGGACCATATGTTTGTCATGGATTACAAGGATAAGCAATGGTGTGGATTGAGAATTGTGCCTTTCCAAAATATATCAATGAGTCCTGCCACCTCTGTTTTACACTATGGGCAGTCGATATTTGAAGGTCTTAAAGCATATAGAGCAGACAATGGCGACATTCTTCTATTCCGCCCTCTCGATCACCATAAAAGGCTAAACAAATCTGCGAAAAGGCTTTGTATGCCTGAGCTGGATGAAAAATCTTACCTGGATGGTATCACTGAGCTTATCAAGTTGGATAGAGCATGGATACCTAACCTTCCGGGATGCTCTCTATATCTGAGACCATTTATGTATGCTGCAGATGAGTTTATTGGGGTAAAACCATCTTCTTCATATAAATTTATTGTATTTACATCACCTGTAGCCGGATACTACAAAGGAACTGTTAAAGTTATTATCGAAACTGAATACGTAAGAGCTGCCGAAGGCGGTACAGGTTTTACAAAATCAGGAGGTAACTATGCTGCATCACTTCTTCCCGCAAAACTTGCTGCTGAAAAAGGATATCAGCAAATAATGTGGACAGACAGCAAAGAGCATAAATACTTTGAAGAATCCGGAACTATGAACCTGATGTTCATCATCGGAGATACCCTAGTTACTCCTCCTCTGTCTTCATCGATACTTGCAGGGGTGACCAGAGATAGCATTCTAACGTTGGCGAAAGACTGGGGTGTAAAAGTAGAAGAAAGAAGAGTATCTGTTGATGAGGTTGTAAAAGCTTATGAAAACGGAACACTGAAAGATGCATTCGGAACCGGAACCGCTGCCACTATTACTCATATTTCTGCTATTAATTACAAAGGAACAGACCTTGTTCTTCCTGGTGAAGAAACCAGAGAACTTTCTAATAAATTGAATAAAGCGCTGAATGATATTAAGCTTGGAAAAGCAGAAGATAAATTTGGCTGGATATACAGAATAAAATAA
- a CDS encoding NUDIX domain-containing protein has translation MELTQNPWKTVSSRPIYDNPWISVREDQVINPKGGNGIYGVVTFKNIAIGIIPVDDEGYTYLVGQYRYTLNEYSWEIPEGGGPIGIDPLDSAKRELKEETGFTADKWTNICTIHTSNSVTSEVGYLYLAEGLKDGESEPEDTEELQVKRVHLKDAVEMVMNNEITDSLSIAGILKAARILNI, from the coding sequence ATGGAGCTAACTCAAAACCCATGGAAAACAGTCTCTTCCAGACCTATTTATGACAATCCATGGATTTCTGTCCGCGAAGATCAGGTAATAAATCCAAAAGGAGGAAACGGTATTTACGGGGTAGTAACTTTTAAAAATATTGCCATCGGAATTATTCCTGTAGATGATGAGGGCTATACATACCTAGTAGGTCAATACAGATACACACTAAACGAATACTCTTGGGAAATTCCTGAAGGTGGCGGACCAATCGGCATTGACCCACTTGATTCTGCCAAGAGAGAACTCAAAGAAGAAACAGGTTTTACTGCTGATAAATGGACCAATATCTGCACAATCCATACTTCAAACAGCGTCACCTCTGAAGTTGGATATCTATATCTTGCCGAAGGTCTGAAGGATGGAGAAAGTGAACCTGAAGATACTGAGGAATTACAGGTAAAAAGGGTTCATCTGAAAGATGCTGTAGAAATGGTGATGAACAATGAAATTACTGATAGTCTAAGCATTGCTGGTATTTTGAAGGCTGCGAGGATTCTGAATATTTAA
- a CDS encoding ribonuclease HII — protein MLKSYHTEDLVEAGVDEAGRGCLAGPVVAASVILPKDYHHPVLNDSKQLSKKQRELLREEIKRDAISWAVAEVSHTVIDEINILNASFLAMHKAIGKLKTKPELLLIDGNRFKPYKKTNHHCIVEGDAKYLSIAAASVLAKTYRDDLMVKLASKFPVYDWENNMGYGTPKHREAIFLNGLSPFHRLSFKLDKSGSDSQLNLF, from the coding sequence ATGCTGAAATCCTACCATACTGAAGACTTAGTGGAAGCAGGGGTTGATGAAGCGGGAAGAGGCTGCCTCGCCGGGCCCGTTGTTGCTGCCAGCGTAATTTTACCTAAAGATTACCATCATCCTGTACTCAATGATTCTAAACAGCTTTCAAAAAAGCAAAGAGAGCTTCTGCGCGAAGAAATAAAACGTGATGCAATTTCTTGGGCGGTAGCCGAAGTTTCTCATACTGTCATAGATGAAATCAATATTCTGAATGCTTCATTCCTGGCCATGCACAAGGCTATTGGAAAACTTAAAACCAAGCCTGAACTTCTTCTGATTGATGGCAATAGATTTAAGCCCTACAAAAAAACTAATCACCACTGCATTGTTGAAGGGGATGCAAAATATCTTAGCATTGCTGCGGCCTCCGTACTTGCTAAAACCTACCGTGATGATCTTATGGTTAAACTTGCTTCAAAATTTCCTGTTTATGATTGGGAAAATAACATGGGATACGGTACTCCAAAACATAGAGAAGCAATTTTCCTGAATGGATTATCTCCATTTCACAGACTTTCTTTTAAACTTGATAAATCAGGCTCTGATTCTCAATTAAATTTATTTTGA
- the gcvT gene encoding glycine cleavage system aminomethyltransferase GcvT encodes MENTETILKKVPLNDLHSALGAKMVPFAGFNMPVRYSSDLDEHNTVREAVGIFDVSHMGEFMVRGKGALDLIQKVTSNDASKLFNGKIQYSCLPNSDGGIVDDLLVYKINNEEYMLVVNASNIDKDWNWISSHNSFEAQLENISDQTALFAVQGPKAAEALQGLTRLNLSAMEYYTFEIADFAGVANVIVSATGYTGAGGFEIYIPNDKAVLVWNKIMEAGKAFGIKPIGLGARDTLRLEMGFCLYGNDIDDNTSPIEANLGWITKFTKDFINSKSLKEQKEKGVSKKLVGFVMQERGIPRSHYPIVDANGNKIGEVTSGTQSPTLSVGVGMGYVSIPYTEIDSEIFIDIRNKKHKAKVVKLPFLKK; translated from the coding sequence ATGGAAAACACTGAAACAATACTCAAAAAGGTCCCTTTGAATGACCTTCATTCTGCATTAGGTGCTAAAATGGTACCATTCGCAGGGTTTAATATGCCTGTTCGTTATTCATCTGATCTGGATGAGCATAATACTGTAAGAGAAGCTGTAGGTATTTTTGATGTATCTCACATGGGCGAATTTATGGTGAGAGGTAAGGGTGCTTTGGACTTGATTCAGAAGGTTACCAGTAACGATGCATCAAAACTTTTCAATGGGAAAATTCAATATTCCTGTTTGCCTAACTCTGACGGTGGTATTGTAGACGATCTCCTTGTCTATAAAATAAACAATGAGGAATATATGCTTGTTGTAAATGCATCAAATATTGATAAGGACTGGAACTGGATATCAAGCCACAATTCATTTGAAGCTCAGCTTGAAAATATTTCTGATCAAACGGCACTATTTGCTGTTCAGGGGCCAAAAGCCGCGGAAGCACTTCAAGGACTTACAAGACTGAATTTGTCAGCAATGGAATACTATACATTTGAAATAGCTGATTTTGCAGGTGTTGCAAATGTAATAGTATCCGCTACAGGATATACTGGTGCCGGCGGCTTTGAAATTTACATTCCCAATGATAAAGCAGTCCTTGTCTGGAATAAAATCATGGAAGCGGGAAAGGCGTTTGGTATAAAACCAATTGGTCTGGGCGCCCGTGATACTTTAAGACTGGAAATGGGTTTCTGTCTTTATGGAAATGATATAGATGACAATACCTCTCCGATAGAAGCGAATCTTGGCTGGATTACAAAATTTACCAAGGACTTTATCAATTCTAAATCTTTGAAAGAACAAAAAGAAAAGGGTGTGTCAAAAAAACTGGTAGGATTTGTGATGCAGGAGAGAGGTATTCCCAGAAGTCATTACCCGATTGTCGATGCCAATGGAAATAAGATAGGAGAAGTAACATCCGGAACACAATCCCCAACTCTATCTGTTGGTGTAGGAATGGGTTATGTTTCAATTCCGTATACAGAGATTGATTCGGAAATATTTATTGATATAAGAAATAAAAAACATAAGGCTAAGGTTGTAAAGCTTCCTTTCCTGAAGAAGTAA
- a CDS encoding N-acetylmuramoyl-L-alanine amidase family protein, with product MNNIVLTILLSAIIVLTSFSPVEVKQYKLKTVVIDAGHGGKDPGCHGKNSHESAITLATALELGRIIKENLPGVKVIYTRTKNEFVELHDRAGIANRNNADLFISIHCNSGPKHVFGTETYTMGLHTSEDNLEVAKRENSVILKETNYKKNYQGFDPSSPQAHILFSVYQNAFIENSLRFAQKVEKQFSSRIGRTSRGVKQAGLVVLWKSAMPSALIEIGFLTNPAEEKYLKNKTSQVYIASGIYRALKEYKTELESMNK from the coding sequence TTGAACAATATTGTATTGACCATTCTCCTCTCAGCAATTATTGTGCTAACTTCCTTCAGTCCTGTTGAGGTCAAACAATACAAGCTTAAGACAGTTGTAATTGATGCAGGTCACGGAGGCAAAGATCCCGGTTGTCATGGAAAGAACTCCCACGAGTCGGCAATCACTCTCGCTACTGCACTTGAACTTGGCAGAATCATCAAAGAGAATCTCCCGGGCGTAAAGGTAATCTATACCAGAACAAAAAACGAATTTGTTGAGCTTCACGACCGCGCCGGTATTGCAAACCGGAACAATGCAGATTTGTTTATTTCTATTCATTGTAACTCTGGCCCTAAGCATGTGTTTGGTACTGAGACATATACAATGGGATTACACACCTCTGAAGATAATCTGGAAGTGGCCAAAAGAGAAAATTCTGTAATATTGAAAGAGACAAATTATAAGAAAAATTATCAGGGATTTGACCCAAGCTCTCCTCAGGCACATATCCTGTTTTCAGTATACCAGAATGCTTTTATCGAAAATAGTCTTAGATTTGCACAGAAGGTGGAAAAACAATTTTCTTCAAGAATTGGAAGAACTAGCAGAGGAGTAAAGCAGGCAGGATTGGTAGTGTTATGGAAAAGTGCAATGCCCAGCGCATTGATAGAAATTGGTTTCTTAACAAACCCTGCTGAAGAAAAATATTTGAAAAACAAAACAAGCCAGGTTTATATAGCTTCAGGAATTTATAGAGCCTTGAAAGAATATAAAACCGAACTTGAATCAATGAATAAATAA
- a CDS encoding MlaD family protein, which translates to MKISKEVKVGLLALVAGVILYIGFNFLKGVDFFSPTKKYYIVYNQIDGLTVSNPVTLNGMTIGRVDGLKMVTSQNNKIVVQIQVDEHIVLGDSTSAFISNTDLLGGKSIDLKLGRNSRTFENGDTLKGNIEKNITEMLSEKAIPILTNLDSTVVNLNKIFGDELGMSVKTTLHNFELASGDLKLLIGENRKNLYVMTSNLSAMTSSLAQTEKELKPLIAKMNHFADSLNDLELKATVANANKAMANLSSITNKINTGQGSIGALVNDKAFIDNLNNAVKNMDKLVTDLRNNPKHYFSPLGQKPKKGYVAPE; encoded by the coding sequence GTGAAAATATCTAAAGAAGTAAAGGTAGGACTCCTGGCCTTGGTTGCTGGTGTGATACTATATATCGGATTTAATTTTTTAAAAGGAGTTGACTTTTTTTCTCCTACAAAAAAATACTACATCGTTTATAATCAGATTGACGGACTTACAGTTTCGAATCCCGTTACTCTGAATGGTATGACGATTGGCCGTGTAGACGGACTTAAAATGGTAACTTCCCAAAACAATAAAATTGTTGTTCAGATTCAGGTAGATGAACACATAGTTTTAGGAGATTCAACAAGTGCTTTCATTTCCAACACCGATTTGTTGGGAGGTAAATCTATCGATCTTAAACTTGGTAGGAATAGCAGAACTTTTGAAAATGGAGATACGCTTAAAGGTAACATTGAGAAAAATATTACCGAAATGCTCAGTGAAAAAGCAATTCCAATTCTCACAAATCTTGATTCAACAGTAGTAAATCTTAACAAGATTTTTGGTGATGAACTTGGAATGAGCGTAAAAACAACCCTACACAACTTTGAGCTTGCTTCAGGAGACTTGAAATTACTTATAGGAGAAAACAGAAAGAACCTTTATGTAATGACATCAAATCTTTCGGCAATGACATCCTCTTTGGCACAAACAGAGAAGGAATTAAAGCCATTGATTGCTAAAATGAATCATTTTGCCGATTCTCTGAATGATCTTGAGTTGAAAGCGACAGTTGCAAATGCTAATAAAGCAATGGCCAATCTTAGTTCTATTACAAATAAAATTAACACAGGACAAGGCAGCATTGGTGCTCTCGTGAATGATAAAGCATTTATTGACAACCTTAATAATGCTGTAAAAAATATGGATAAGCTGGTTACAGACCTTAGAAATAATCCAAAGCATTACTTCTCTCCTCTTGGCCAGAAACCTAAAAAGGGATATGTAGCTCCTGAATAG
- a CDS encoding 2-phosphosulfolactate phosphatase yields MRKVDVCLTPELLHLYEVENRVVVIVDILRATSCMTVAIANGVEKIIPVAKLEECQSLREKGCVGAAERDGKMPEGFDLGNSPLAYLNNAYAGKTIAMTTTNGTLAIAKSKDAEEVIVGSFLNKTAVINYLITQPNDVLIVCAGWKGKVNLEDTLFAGAVIEGLKGYFEVENDSVIASATLYNHAKKDMLTYLSACSHVKRLKNLNIQKDIEYCLREDQFNVIPVLKEDALVDMEKLVLT; encoded by the coding sequence ATGAGAAAAGTGGATGTATGCCTTACCCCTGAACTGCTTCATTTATATGAAGTGGAAAACCGGGTAGTTGTAATTGTAGACATTCTAAGGGCAACGTCGTGTATGACAGTAGCCATTGCCAATGGGGTAGAGAAAATAATTCCCGTTGCAAAGTTGGAAGAATGTCAGTCGCTCAGGGAAAAGGGATGTGTTGGTGCTGCCGAGAGGGATGGAAAAATGCCAGAAGGTTTCGATCTTGGAAATTCTCCTCTTGCTTATCTTAACAACGCTTATGCAGGCAAAACCATTGCTATGACCACAACTAATGGTACATTAGCGATTGCAAAATCAAAAGATGCAGAAGAAGTAATTGTTGGTTCTTTTCTGAATAAAACTGCAGTGATAAATTACCTGATAACCCAGCCTAATGATGTACTTATAGTATGCGCCGGATGGAAAGGTAAAGTAAATCTAGAAGACACACTTTTTGCAGGTGCAGTAATAGAAGGTTTGAAAGGTTATTTTGAAGTTGAGAATGATTCTGTGATTGCTTCTGCCACTTTGTACAATCATGCTAAAAAAGATATGCTAACTTATCTTTCAGCATGCTCCCATGTGAAAAGGTTGAAAAATCTGAATATTCAAAAGGACATTGAATATTGTCTTCGCGAAGATCAGTTTAATGTAATACCGGTGCTTAAGGAAGATGCTCTGGTTGATATGGAAAAGTTGGTTCTGACATAA